One Companilactobacillus farciminis KCTC 3681 = DSM 20184 genomic window, TAGAAACTGAATTCATTACTTTAGGTCAATTATTGAAAGATACCGGAGTCATTGCTACTGGCGGTCAAGCCAAGTGGTTTTTACGAGAAAATTCAGTATTACTTAATGGCAGTCCTGAAGATCGCCGTGGTAAAAAGTTGCGCTCTGGAGACGTCGTCGTTGTTGGTGAGCAAACTTTTGAAATTGAATAAATGTTTGTTAAAGAATTAAAACTTCAAAATTATCGCAACTACGAATCCTTAAACGTCAATTTTTCACCCGCAATCAATGTTTTTTTGGGAGAGAATGCTCAAGGCAAGACCAATTTATTAGAGTCTATGTACTTTTTAGCTCTGACGAGAAGTCATCGGACTAGCAATGACAAGGATTTAATTAGATGGGGTAGTGATTTTGCCAGAATTTCTGGGACGGTGATCAAAGATAATTCCAGTCGTTTGAAACTAGATTTGGTTATCAGCAAGTCAGGTAAAAAAGCGAAATTGAATAATTTAGAACAACGTAAGTTATCCAGTTATATCGGTAATTTGAATGTTGTTCTTTTTTCGCCAGAAGACCTTTCGATTGTTAAAGGCAATCCCGGAATTCGCCGCAAGTTCATTGATATGGAATTTGGTCAAATGTCTGCGCAATATTTGAAGACAATGAGCCAATTCAAAGCTGTTTTAAAGCAAAGAAATGCTTATTTAAAAAAACTTCAGCATCATCAAGCAAACGATATGATTTATTTAGACGTCTTGTCGGATCAATTTTCGGCTTACTGTGCTGAAGTTATTTTTTCGCGTTTACAATTTTTGCAAAAACTGCAAGACCATATTGAAAAGATTCATGCAAACATAACTGAAGATAATGAAAAACTCAAAATTGTTTACAATACCTTTTTCAATACAGACGGGAAAACTCTTGAAAATATATATGATGTTTTCAAAGATAATTTCAAACAAAACTATCAAAAAGAAATCAAACGCGGCGTGACCTTATTTGGGCCACATCGTGACGATATTAAATTCTTAGTCAATGAGAAGAATGTCCAAGATTTCGGTTCTCAAGGTCAGCAACGTTCAGTTGCGTTGAGTTTGAAACTAGCCGAAGTCGAGTTAATCAAAGATCAGGTAGGAGATTATCCGATTTTGTTATTGGATGATGTTCTATCGGAACTAGATCATAAGAGACAGACGCATTTGTTGTCGTCAATTAAAGAAGGTATTCAAACCTTCATTACAACGACTTCAATTGACGATGTCGATCCAGAATTAGTTAAAAATCCTAATATTTTAAATATTAATAATGGCAAAGTTCAACAGGAGGAGATTTAATGGCTGAAGACAGAAAAGCTGAGCTAGAAAAAAGAGAAGAACAAGTCGAAGAATACGACGCGAGTCAAATTCAAGTTCTTGAAGGACTAGAGGCTGTTCGTAAACGTCCCGGTATGTATATTGGGTCGACTAGTAAACAAGGTTTACACCATCTTGTTTGGGAAATTATTGATAATGGTATTGATGAAGCTTTAGCTGGTTTTGCTACAAAAATCGAAGTAACTGTTGAACCAGATAATTCCATTACCGTAACCGATGATGGTCGTGGTATTCCTGTCGATATTCAAAAGAAGACAGGTAAGCCTGCTCTAGAAACTGTTTATACTATCTTGCATGCCGGTGGTAAATTCGGCGGTGGCGGATACAAGGTTTCTGGTGGTT contains:
- the recF gene encoding DNA replication/repair protein RecF (All proteins in this family for which functions are known are DNA-binding proteins that assist the filamentation of RecA onto DNA for the initiation of recombination or recombinational repair.) — encoded protein: MFVKELKLQNYRNYESLNVNFSPAINVFLGENAQGKTNLLESMYFLALTRSHRTSNDKDLIRWGSDFARISGTVIKDNSSRLKLDLVISKSGKKAKLNNLEQRKLSSYIGNLNVVLFSPEDLSIVKGNPGIRRKFIDMEFGQMSAQYLKTMSQFKAVLKQRNAYLKKLQHHQANDMIYLDVLSDQFSAYCAEVIFSRLQFLQKLQDHIEKIHANITEDNEKLKIVYNTFFNTDGKTLENIYDVFKDNFKQNYQKEIKRGVTLFGPHRDDIKFLVNEKNVQDFGSQGQQRSVALSLKLAEVELIKDQVGDYPILLLDDVLSELDHKRQTHLLSSIKEGIQTFITTTSIDDVDPELVKNPNILNINNGKVQQEEI
- the yaaA gene encoding S4 domain-containing protein YaaA produces the protein MSEKIKLETEFITLGQLLKDTGVIATGGQAKWFLRENSVLLNGSPEDRRGKKLRSGDVVVVGEQTFEIE